The region GTCGGAAGCGATTGTGACGGCGGGTGGAATCAAGGCGGGGGCTCTGCTGGTTGAGGATGGACGGATTGTGGGCGGATGCGGGATCGATGAGATTCCGGGAGATGTCATGCGGGTGGAGCATGGCAAGATGGCGCTGCTGCCAGGGCTGGTGGACTCGCATGTGCATATCAATGAGCCGGGGCGTGGGGATTGGGAAGGGTTTGAGACGGCTACGCAGGCGGCGGCGGCGGGTGGGTATACGACGCTGGTCGATATGCCTCTGAATGGGCTGCCGGAGACGACGAACGTTCCGGCGCTGGAGGCGAAGAGAGCTGCGGCTGAGGGTCACTGTGTGGTGGATTGGGCGGCGTGGGGTGGATGTGTTGCGGATAACCAGGGGGAGCTTGAGGGGCTGGCAGCCGCTGGGGTCTGCGGGTTCAAATGCTTTCTGGTTTATCCCGGATGCGAGGGGTTCACGATGGTGGATCAGGCGCAACTGGAGGCCGCGTTGCCGGCGATTGCGAGGACGGGGTTGCCGCTGCTGGTGCATGCGGAGCTGCAGGGGCCGATCGATGAGGCCGCGGAGGGGTTGAAGGATAAAGACTGGCGGAGCTACTCGACTTACCTGGCGAGCCGGCCGGATGAGGCGGAGGTGGCGGCGGTGCGGATGTTGATTGGGCTCTGCAGGAAGTATGGGTTCAGGCTGCATATCGTGCATCTGGCTACTGGGCTGGCGCTGGAGATGCTGCGGGAGGCCAAGGCGGAAGGACTGCCGGTGACGGTCGAGACCTGTCCGCACTATCTGTATTTTTCTGCGGAGCGAGTGCCTTACGGGAGCACGGTGCACAAGTGTGCGCCGCCGATCCGGAGTGAGCGGAACAGGGAGTTACTTTGGCAGGGGTTGCGGGATGGGGTGATCGACTTGGTGGCAACGGATCACTCGCCTTGTCCGGCGGAGATGAAGCGGATGGATGTGGGGCGGTTCGATCTGGCGTGGGGTGGGATTGCAAGCCTGAGCGTGGCGCTGCCGGTGATGTTTACGGAGGCTGTGCGGCGAGGCTTTGGGCTGGGCGACGTGATGCGTTGGATGGGTACGGCTCCGGCGAAGCTGGCGGGGCTGGAGGATCGGGTGGGGTCGCTGGGTGCAGGGCGTGAGGCGACGTTCGTGGTGTTCGACATGGAGGCCGAGTGGTTGATCGGCGTGAACGATCTTTATTTTCGGCACAAGGTTTCGCCTTATCTTGGCGAACGGGTGAAGGGGCGCGTGATGGAGACGTGGGTGCGGGGGCAGAGGGTGTTTGAGTATGGTGCGGGCTTTGCGGAGGGTCGCACAGGACGGGAGTTGCGGCTATGCTGAACGGACCTGCGATGAATGAGATTCTGGCGAGATGGAACGAGATGGATGAGGTCTCGGCTGAGGCCGAGGTGCTGCCGTGCAATGGGTCTACGGCGTGGGCCCAGGGGCTGGCGCATGGGCGGCCTTATGCGGACGAGACTGCGGTGTATGCGGCTTCAGAAAAGGTCTGGCTGGGGTTGACGCAGGATGATTGGCTCGCAGCGTTTGCGACGCATCCCCGGATTGGGGAGAAGCATGCGGCGGCCTCAGCGAAGGCTCTTGCATGGTCAAGCTCTGAGCAGCGTGAGGCGATGGCGGGCGAGGCGTATGAGGCTGAGTTACTGGCTGAGGGTAACCGCGAGTACGAGGCCAAGTTCGGGCGAACGTTTTTGATCTGTGCGAGTGGGCGGTCGAAGCGCGAGATTCTTGAAATGCTGAAGGCGCGGATGAGTTCGACGGAAGAGGAAGAGATGAATGAGGCGGCGGAGCAGCAGAAGCAGATTACGCGGCTGCGGCTGCAGCGCTGGCTGAGGGGAGAGTGATGGGGATCTCGACGCATATTCTGGATACGGCCGTGGGACGGCCTGCGAGTGGAGTGGCGGTGGGCTTGTCGCTCCTTGAGGGTGAAGAATGGCGCACACTGCGGACCGAGACGACGGACGCGGACGGGCGGTGCAAAGCGATGCTGGCGGAGGGTGAGGCGCTGACGGTGGGGGTGTATCGTCTGCGGTTCGCGACGGCGACTTATTATGAGGCACAGGGGTTGAGCGGGCTCTACCCTTTCGTTGAGATTGCTTTTGAGGTACGGGATGCGGGGCAGCACTTCCATATTCCACTGCTGCTGACTGCGAACGGCTATACGACTTATCGAGGTTCCTGATGGCTGAGTTGACGGATGCGAAGTTTGAAATTGTGGCGAACCGGTATGGGAAGTCGAAGGTTCGGCTGCTGAAGGTGACACGTGCAGAGGGGCGCAGCGACGTTCATGAGTGGACGGTGCAGGTGCTGCTGCGCGGGGACTTTGAGACGGCGCATACGGTTGGAGATAACTCGAAGATCGTGACGACGGACACGATGAAGAACACGGTGTACTCGCTGGCGCGGTGGTCCTCTGCGACGACGATGGAGGAGTTTGCGGAGGAGCTGATTGAGCATCTGCTGCGGCGCAATGAGCAGGTGAGTTCAGTGCGGGTGCATATTGAGGCTGCGCTGTGGAAGCGGCTGACAGTGGATGGGAAAGAACATCCGGATACGTTCATGCGCGGCAGCAACGAGGTGCAGACAGCAACGGTGGAACAGGCTCGGGCTGGGGAAAAGAAGTTCATTGCGGGCTTTGCGAATCTGCAGTTGCTGAAGACGGCGAACTCGGCGTTCAGCGGCTTTCAGCGGGATGAGTTGACGACGCTGCCGGAGACGCGGGACCGGGTGTTTGGGACGGCGGTGGATGCGAAGTGGACCTACAGCGGTCCGGTGGAGTTTGCTGCAATGCGCAAGGCAGCGCGTGAGGTGATGCTGAAGGTGTTTGCGGACCATATGAGCGAGAGCGTGCAGCATACGCTGTATGCGATGGCGGATGCGGCGCTGGAGGCTGTGGCGGAGATCACGGAGATCGAGCTGGCGATGCCGAACAAGCATTGCCTGCTGGTGGATCTATCGAAGTTTGGGCAGGACAATCCGAACCAGATCTTTGTGCCGACCGATGAGCCGCATGGGTACATCGAAGCCCGGGTACGGCGCAAGTGAGTGCGGCGGCTGAGCGAGTGGTGGCTCGGTGCCGGGAGCTGGCGCTGATCAGCGATGTGCCTGGCGAGACGACGCGGACGTTTCTTTCTCCGGCGATGCATGCTGCAAACGATCTGGTTGCGAAGTGGATGCGGGAGGCTGGGCTTGCGGTGTCGATGGACGCTGTGGGGAATCTGCGTGGGGTGATGGGGAGCGGGCCGCGGGTGGTGATGGCCTCGCACCTGGATACGGTGGTGAACGCGGGAGCATTCGATGGGCCGCTGGGGGTGATGGTCGCTGTGGCAGCCGTGGAAGAGTTGCGAGCTGTGGCGCTTTCTTTTGCCGTGGAAGTGATTGCTTTTTCGGAGGAAGAAGGGGTTCGATTCAGTACGCCTTTTTTGGGGTCGAGGGCGGTTGTGGAGACGCTGGATGAGGCCGCGCTGGGGCTTACGGACGCTGGCGGCGTGAGTGTGGCTCAGGCGATTCGTGGTTACGGGCTGGAGGTAGAGCGATTGAGTGAGGCTCGGCTGGCGAAGGAGGCGTTCGCTTACTTTGAGGTACATATCGAGCAGGGACCGGTGCTCGAGGCCGAGGGACGTGCGGTGGCTGCGGTGACGGCAATTGCGGGGCAGACTCGGCTGCGAGTGCGGTTTGAGGGGCAGGCGAATCATGCGGGGACTACGCCCATGAGGCTGCGGAAGGATGCGCTGGCGACGGCGGCTGAATGGATCGGGCTGGTGGAGGCTGAGGGCTTGAAGGTGGAGGGTTTGGTGGCTACGGTGGGGGCGATCATCGCGGAGCCTGGGCTGGGGAATGTGGTGCCGGGAGTGGTGACGGCTTCGTTGGATGTGCGTCATGCGGTGGATTCAGTGAGAGTGACGGCGGTAGCTCAGTTGCTTGGCGCGGCTGATGACGTGGCAGCTCGGCGCGGTGTTGCGATGAGCCAGGTGCTGCTGCTGGATCAGGCGGCAGTGGGGATGGATACTCGGCTGACAGGGTTGGTGCGCGATGCGGCAGAGGCTTGTGGGTATGGCGGTGGTGCGCTGGTGAGCGGCGCGGGTCATGATGCAATGATCGTGGCTCCGCATGTGCCGGCGACGATGCTGTTTGTGCGGACGCCGGGTGGGGTGAGTCATCATCCAAGCGAAAGTGTGTCCGTTGAGGATGTGGATGCGGCACTGAAGACTACAGTGGAGTTCCTGCGTAGACTGAAGCCGGAGACGATCGAGAGGAACAATGCATAAGCTGGGCGAGACACGCAGCAAGCTGAGGCAGGACCATCTTTTGCAGACGCCGGATACGTTTGTTCGGGCGGCGCTGCCGGGGATGCAGGGTGGGGTGGGGATCGTGCATATCGCTCCCGCTGCAGGTGCGGGGTTTGCGCAGTACACGGCGGAGCTGGAGGCTGGTGGGCAGCTCGGAAATATCACGGCGCAGCGCTTTTTTTATGTGCTTACCGGGGCCGCGGAGATTGTGATCGATTCGGTTACATACTCTTTGCGCGCTGGGAGCTTCGCTTATCTGCCGCAGGGACAGGCCCATGACGTTACGGCGAGTGAGGCTGCGCGGCTTGCGGTGATCGAGAAGACCTACGTGCCTCTGGAAGGAGTCGAGAGCCCGAAGGCCTTTGTGGGGCATGAGTCTGAGTTGACCGCTATGGCTCTGGGTGGGGATGAGGATCTACGAGTGCGGGTGATGATCCCTGATGCGCCGTGGCATGACTTTGCGGTGAACACGATGACCTATCAGCCGGGTGCGGCTCTCTCCATGGTGGAGATTCATGTGATGGAGCACGGGCTGCTGATGCTGGAGGGTGGCGGGATCTACCGGCTGGGAGATGACTGGTATCCAGTGACAGCCGGTGATTTTATCTGGATGGCTCCGTACTGTCCGCAGTGGTTTGGGGCGCTGGGAAAGGTGCCGGCGAAGTATCTGATCTATAAGGATTGGAATCGGCATCCTCTGGCTGGAGGTGCGCGGTGAGCGCGCATGTGGATGGGGCGAGGGTGCAGCGGGAGTTGGAGGAGCTGGCTCGGTTCACGCACGTAGAGCCTTCAAGCGAAGGCACAGCGGTGACTCGGGTAGTGTTTACGGACGATGACCTTGCGGCTCGGACTTGGCTGATTGGGCTGGCTGAGGCTGAGGGGTTTGCGGTTCGGGTGGATGCGGTTGGAAACACGTTCATCAGGCTTGAGGGGGCTGATCCCTCGCTGGCTGCGGTCGCGACGGGATCGCATATCGACGCGATTCCCCATGCAGGAATGTACGACGGGACAGTCGGAGTGATCGGGGGTCTGGAGGCGCTGCGGGCGATCAAGACTTCCGGCGTGCAGCCGAAGCGGGCAGTCGAATTGATCCTCTTTACGTCTGAGGAGCCTACGCGATTTGGGATCGGGTGCCTTGGGTCTCGGCTGATGGCGGGGACGTTGAGTGACGTCAAGGCGGGTGGGCTGATCGATTTGACGGCGGCCAAAGGTGAGGCTGCGAAGACGCTGGATGAGGTGAGGACGGCTGCGGGGTTCACCGGAGCTCTTACTTCTACGCGGCTTTTACCCGGTCACTATGCCGAGTTTGTAGAGTTGCATATCGAGCAGGGGCCACTGCTGGAGCGGGATGGGCAGGATGTTGGGATTGTGACTTCGATTGCCGCGCCTGCGAGCTACCGGTTTGTGATCGAGGGGTTTGGCGGTCATGCGGGTGCGCTGCTGATGCCGGATCGGCGGGACGCACTGTGTGCGGCCTCCGAGGTGATCCTGGCTGTGGAGCGGAGTGCGCTCACCCTGGGGACGATCGATACCGTGGCTACAGTGGGGACGTGTGGGGTGTATCCGGGTGCGGTGAACTCGGTGCCGAGCAAGGTGGCACTGGAACTGGATCTGCGCGATACCGACCCAAGGCGGCGGGGGCGCGTGATGGATGCGATTCGAAGCGAGATCGCGGCGATTGAGACTAAGCGCGGAGTTAGGATCACGGAGACGCTGGTGAATGAGGATGTGCCGGCGGCTTGCGGAGAGCGGATCGTGGGGGCGATTTCAGGGGCAGCGGTCGCGGCTGGGATGTCAAGCCGCATGATGGTAAGCCGGGCTTATCACGACACGCTGTTCATGGCGCAGATCTGTCCGGTGGGCATGATCTTCATTCCGTGCCGGGGTGGGGTGAGTCATCGACCGGACGAGTTTGCGACGGTAGAGGGTATCTCGCACGGTACACAGTTACTTACTGAGGTACTTACGGTGTTGTCTTCGGAGTAAACTCATGGCATCAGCCGATGCCTATCCAGACGACCAACCCGACGAACGGCATGGTGCTCCGCAGCTTCGAGCCGCTGACGCAGGCTGCCATCTCCGGCAAGCTGGCGCTGGCGCAACTTGCGCTGCGTGAGGATCGCGGAGTTCCGCTGGACTACCGTGCGCTGTGGATGCGGAAGCTCGCAGGGATTCTGGAGCACGAGACAGAAGAGCTTGCGACGCTGCTGACGACAGAGATGGGCAAGACCATCGTGTCCGCGCGGCAGGAGATTCTCAAGTGCGCGGCGTGCTGCCGCTACTATGCCGAGAACGCGGAACGAATGCTGGCACCCGAGACGATTGAGACGGGCGGGAACGAGAGTTATGTCCGCTGGGAGCCAATGGGCGTCGTACTGGCGGTGATGCCGTGGAACTTCCCGTTCTGGCAGGTCTTCCGGTTTCTGGCACCGGCTCTGATGGCCGGGAATGTTGGGTTACTGAAACATGCTTCAAACGTGCCGCAGTGCGCGCTGGCGATCGAGTCGTTGGTGCGGCGCGCGGGGTTTCCGCGGGGCACGTTTCAGGCGTTGCTGATCGAGTCCGGTCAGGTTGAGGCGGTGCTGGGCGATGCTCGCGTGGCTGCTGTGACCGTCACCGGGTCCGAGGCTGCAGGTCGCGCGATTGCGGCGCAGGCAGGTTGGCTGGTCAAGAAGTCTGTGCTGGAGCTGGGCGGGTCTGACCCGTTCATCGTGATGCCGTCCGCAAACATGGAGGCGGCGATCAACGCGGGTGTGAAGGCTCGGACGATGAACAATGGGCAGTCGTGCATTGCTGCCAAGCGTTTTGTGATTCATGAAGCGGTGTACGAGGAATTCGAGATGCTGTTCTCCGCCGCCATGGAGACGCTGCGCGTCGGCGATCCGATGAAGGAAGATACCGAGGTTGGGCCGCTGGCAACCGAGCAGGGGCTGCTGGATATCGAAGCACAGGTTGCGGCGGCAGTGAAGGCCGGAGGCCGCATCACGACAGGCGGCGAACGCATGTTGGGTGCGGGCAATTTCTTTGAGCCCACGGTGATTGCGGATCTGCCACGGGCTGCAGCGGTGTATCGCGACGAGATCTTTGGGCCGGTGGCGATGCTGTTCCGGGCGAAGTCCCTGGATGAGGCGATTGAGATTGCGAACGACACACCGTTTGGGCTGGGGGCTTCCGTCTGGACCAAGGATGCAGACGAGCGCGGACGGTTTGTCGCGGAGCTGCAGTGCGGCGGCGTGTTTGTGAATACGCCGGTAGTCAGCGACGCGCGGCTTCCGTTTGGCGGCACGAAGCGGTCAGGGTATGGGCGTGAACTTTCCGTGGCGGGGATGCGGGAGTTCATGAATGCCAAGACGGTGGTGATCGCGGAGGCAGTTGAGCCTGTGCGCCGGGTGTACGAGCCGATTGCGGTGGAGAAGATTGCCGAAGAGAAGATCAGCGAAGAAAAGCTTGAGCAGCCGGAGATCGAAGAGCCGGAGATTGAGGACTCGGTGAGCTTTCGTGCCGTCCCAGTGATGGTGCAGGAGAAGGTCGAAGAGAAGGCTCTGTTCCGCTCGTTTACGCCTGAACCGACTGAGCATGACTTCAAGCAGATGCTGGAGAAGGCATTGGAGAATAAGACGCAGCAGGGTGTGCTGGTGCTGATGTTGTGTGCACTTCTGCTGCTGACCTGAGTCTTGCTGGAGAACAAAAAAAAGGTCCGAGGCTCGCATGAGCCTCGGACCTTTTGCTGTAGTTCGGTTAGAAGGTGAGGTTGGCCTGTAGGAAGAAGCGGCGCACTGCGGTTCCTGCCGAGCTTTGGCCACCCGCGAGGGTATTGAACTGGCCGAAGCGTGACGAGGTCAAGGTGCCGACCGGGTTGCCATATGGAATGACGTTGAAGAGGTTGAAGGCCTGAGCACCGAGGCTGAGGTTGTACTTGTGGCCGGTGTTTGAGGCACCGCCGAAGCCGCCGCCTGGGCCACCACCACCGGGGCCTCCGCGACCGCCGCCTCCACCGCCACGACCACCGCCGCCGCCGGGACGTCCGCCGCCAGGGCCACCAGGACCTCCTGGTCCACCCGGACCACCATTGTTTTGTGCAGCTGCCTTAGCGGCTGCAGCTTTATCCGTCAGAGGACCGAAGCCGAAGGTGCGTCCGATGCGGAGGTTGAAGGTGAACTGCGCGGGGCCGGTGCAGTAGTTGATCGGGATGGGGGTATAGACGCTTCCCTGCGATGGCGTAGAGAAGGAGTTGGCGTTGGAGCAGCTGGCCGAGTCCGCACCGGGTAGGAAGGCAGGACGGTCGTTGAAGTTGGAGTCTTTGTTGACGTCGGTTCCGGTGGTGATGTTGTACGGCTGCCCGCTCTGCGCGGTGATAAACGGCGAGAGAGCGATCTTGAAGGGCGCAGTGACGCTGCCGCCGACGAAGGCCTGATTCCGGTGGTTGAAGGAGGAGCGACCGTAGTCGGTTGTGGTGGCGTTCACGTTGGTCAGGAACGTATCCGCGCCGTTGGTGTTGCCGTTGGCGAAGCCGAGGACGTAGTAGCCAAAAAGAGAGACGCGCTTTGTATTGATGCGGGCGTTGAAAGCAAGCTGATTCTGTTTATAGATACCGCCCGAATCGTACTGGTAGTCATACGCGGTGGGCTGGACGTAGGCACGCGAGAGGAACTGATGTACGCCGCGGGTGTTGATGTAGTTGACCGAGACGGTGCCGATGCGGCCAAGCTGCTGATCGACGCCGATACCGGTCTGAAGGTTATACGAGCTGCGGAGGGTCGGGTTGGCGGTATAGACGGTGGTTAGACCGGCCGTGGTCGCTCCGGTTGTGCAACCCAGTGTCGCGCCGGTGCCGGTCGTTGTGCTTGGCTGGCAGGCTGCGCCCGGAGAGTTATAGGTGAGCTGGGTCTGGTTGAGACCGTTGAGACGGATGTTCGTGAGGGTATCGGCGAGTGCGAAGCGGTCGTAGAAAATTCCATAGCCGCCGCGCAGGACGGTCGGCGTGCCACCACCCTTATGCGGCAGTCCGTAGGAGACGGCGAAGCGCGGAGCGAAGTCATGGCCGCTGGCGATGTTGTTTTGGGCTTCCAATCGCATACCGTAACTGACGGTGAGGTTGGGGCGCGGCTTCCAGTCGTCTTCAACGTAAAGGCCGACGTCCGTGGTGCGGGTGCCGACGTTGAGATTGTTGATCTTGGTGATGTTGTACTGGCTGGCCAGTCCGCACTGGTAGGAGGAGTAATAGCCGCCATTGTTGACCGTATTGTTGGCTGGCAGACAAGGCGTCGTGGTGGCGACGCAGCCGCTCGGCTTGGCTCCAGTGGAGTCGCCGTAGACGCATGGGTCAAGGAGGTAGTTGTAGGTGAAGATGCCGTTGGTCCCGGCGGTGGAGGTCAGGACTTCACTGGTGGTGCGAAGGCGCCCGCCGAAGCGGATAAAGTTCTTGGCCAGGGCGACCGAGGTGTAGTTCTGAATCTCAATGTGCGTGCTTGTGCTGTTCGAGATGCCGGCTGCACTGCCGCCGCCGGTGAAGGTGCCCTGCACGGTGAGCGTGGGGAGGGTGGAGAGCGGGTTTTCGGTAGCCGTGGTGCGCTGATACTCGAAGCGAGTTTCGTTGACGATCTTCGCACTCAGGAGCTGGGTGTCGGAGATCTGGATGGTGTTTTCAGTGTTGCCGGAGCTGTAGGCAGTGGACGGCAAAGCGAGTCCGCTGTTGAGGCCCTGATTGTTGAGGGTATTGGTCTCATACTGATAGCGAGCGGTCAGGGTGTTCTTTTCACCGAGAGCGATATCCACGCGCGGGCTGATATCAGAACGCGACTGGGGAGCGGGGACGGCACGAGAAGACTGCGGGTAGCTGCCCTGGTTGGTGCAGGTGATGTCAAGCGGAGCGCAGAGTGTCGTCGACGTGGCCGAGTTGGCGAAGAAGCCCGTGGGGTTGATGAGGGTGTTGGTCTGGATGCTGCGGTGCGATCCAGAGAGGGTGAAGGACGAGTACTTGTTGATGGGACCGGTCAGCGAGCCGACGGTGAAGAGGGTGTAGTAGTTGGGCTGCTTGTTGGCGGTGCCGAGGAAAGGGCTGGAGGTATTGAGGACAGAGTCATTTCCCTGAACGGAGAGGTTGCCGTGGAACTTGTCGGTTCCCGGCTTGGTGAAGACCTCGATCCGGCCGTAGCCGACCTTGTCATACTGAGCTGAGAAGGGATTCTGGTTGATGCGGATTTCACGGATGGAGGACTTCGGCGGAAGCTGGCCGCCGGTGAAGCCGTCGATGTAAATCTGTCCGCCGTTGGGGCCGGCTGCGGGACCGGCGAGGGCGGTGAGTTCTGCCGATAGATCGTCGGGGTCGTCCGAGAGGGCGTCGAGGTCAGCGCCCTTGATGATCGTGGAACTGGCATTGGAGTCGGGATCGACCGAGACGGCATTGGGGTTGGCGGTGACGGTGACCTCCGTCTGCTGATTCTGAATGGCGAGCTTGGCATCGAGCGCAAGAGCCTGACCGGAGGAGACACGCACGCCCTGGCGGACATAGGTGGCGAAGCCGGGCATGGTAACGGTCAGCGAATAGCTGCCGGAGGGCACGCCGCGCAAGGCATAGGAGCCGTCGGAGCCAGTGGTCGTGGTGAAGGCTTTTCCGGCGGCCGGCGTCAAGGTGACAGTGGCACCGGGGATGACGGCTGCGTCAGGGTCTGCGATCGTTCCACGCACAGTGACCCCACCCGCGGCCGGAGCCGTCTGGGTGCTGGCTGCGGGAGCCTGGGCCAGAACAGCGGCTGGGCAGACCAGGGAGAGGGAGGACAGGACGATCAAAGCGGCGTTCAAAATGCGGCTTGAATGTCGACTGCGTCCGAGATTTTCAGATTGCAATGGGGCTGGTGAAGGCATAGTGACTCCTCGAATCTTTCAAAGACGATGCAAAGGTGAAGCAAACTTGGATTGAGCGGCTGACTACTGTGGTCCGCCGCCGGCTTCCGCTCCGCCGCCACCGAGACTCCAGGGGGAGAGGGTCGGAGCAGCGGCGCCGGGCGCGGAGAGAAGCTGTTCGACTCCGGAAAGCATGGTGATGGCGGTGGCTGACGATCCCGTCCGCGAGGCTACGATCAGAACAGCATCGCCTGCCTTGATCTCAGTGAGAGACTGAGCCGGCAGACGGCCGACCATTTGAGAAAGGTCCATTCCGGCACGGCGGCCTCCGCCTTCAGGCGAGGGCGTCGTACCAGCGGGAACGGCTGCGCCGGGAGCGTGGCTGCGCGCATAGGCTGCGGCGGCCTGCTCCGGGAGATGCTTGACGACGGAGTTCGGCGTGACGGTGACGACGACCGTCTTCTTGGTCGCGAGATCCTTAAGCGTCACCGTGCCCATCTTCTGATCGACGGCGGAGATGGCTCCGGCGAGGTTCTCAAAGCTGCCGGATACGATCTCTTCCGCAGTAATGGAGGAACCGTCCTCTGACTTTGCGCCCCGCACTCGGAGCTGATCCCCAGTGTGGATGTCAGAGAGAGTGCCGGGTTTGGCGTCTTCAAACTTCACGGAGTCGCCCGCATAGCGGCGATAGGTAGTGTTGGGGGTGACGTTGACGTTGAGGGTCTTGGCCCCGGCGGCTACGGTGATCGTTGAGGCGTCGATTGCGCGGACCAGACCGCCGGTGCCACGGCGCTGCCAGTCGGCGGACTGCGAGGCGTGGAGGCTGGCGATGTCCGTGGACTTCATGAGGATGACGCGGACGGCGACGATGCTGGTGGGTGCATCGCCAGCATGACCGCTGATGAGAATGCGGTCGCCAGGTGCGATATCCGTGAGGGTGATGGGTGCGGCGGACTTGAGGTCCGTGGAACCGGGAGCGAGTTGAAGAATCTTCGCGTTGTCAGCTGGGGTGACGGTGATCTCCGAGTTGGCCTCCGTGGTCACGGTAATGGATGTGCCAGAGATGGCCTTTACGGTACCGCGCTG is a window of Granulicella tundricola MP5ACTX9 DNA encoding:
- a CDS encoding TonB-dependent receptor; translation: MNAALIVLSSLSLVCPAAVLAQAPAASTQTAPAAGGVTVRGTIADPDAAVIPGATVTLTPAAGKAFTTTTGSDGSYALRGVPSGSYSLTVTMPGFATYVRQGVRVSSGQALALDAKLAIQNQQTEVTVTANPNAVSVDPDSNASSTIIKGADLDALSDDPDDLSAELTALAGPAAGPNGGQIYIDGFTGGQLPPKSSIREIRINQNPFSAQYDKVGYGRIEVFTKPGTDKFHGNLSVQGNDSVLNTSSPFLGTANKQPNYYTLFTVGSLTGPINKYSSFTLSGSHRSIQTNTLINPTGFFANSATSTTLCAPLDITCTNQGSYPQSSRAVPAPQSRSDISPRVDIALGEKNTLTARYQYETNTLNNQGLNSGLALPSTAYSSGNTENTIQISDTQLLSAKIVNETRFEYQRTTATENPLSTLPTLTVQGTFTGGGSAAGISNSTSTHIEIQNYTSVALAKNFIRFGGRLRTTSEVLTSTAGTNGIFTYNYLLDPCVYGDSTGAKPSGCVATTTPCLPANNTVNNGGYYSSYQCGLASQYNITKINNLNVGTRTTDVGLYVEDDWKPRPNLTVSYGMRLEAQNNIASGHDFAPRFAVSYGLPHKGGGTPTVLRGGYGIFYDRFALADTLTNIRLNGLNQTQLTYNSPGAACQPSTTTGTGATLGCTTGATTAGLTTVYTANPTLRSSYNLQTGIGVDQQLGRIGTVSVNYINTRGVHQFLSRAYVQPTAYDYQYDSGGIYKQNQLAFNARINTKRVSLFGYYVLGFANGNTNGADTFLTNVNATTTDYGRSSFNHRNQAFVGGSVTAPFKIALSPFITAQSGQPYNITTGTDVNKDSNFNDRPAFLPGADSASCSNANSFSTPSQGSVYTPIPINYCTGPAQFTFNLRIGRTFGFGPLTDKAAAAKAAAQNNGGPGGPGGPGGPGGGRPGGGGGRGGGGGGRGGPGGGGPGGGFGGASNTGHKYNLSLGAQAFNLFNVIPYGNPVGTLTSSRFGQFNTLAGGQSSAGTAVRRFFLQANLTF
- a CDS encoding DUF5666 domain-containing protein; amino-acid sequence: MFTRSIATRLMFLCTVAAAPVLFAPAALYAQAPANTSQRGTVKAISGTSITVTTEANSEITVTPADNAKILQLAPGSTDLKSAAPITLTDIAPGDRILISGHAGDAPTSIVAVRVILMKSTDIASLHASQSADWQRRGTGGLVRAIDASTITVAAGAKTLNVNVTPNTTYRRYAGDSVKFEDAKPGTLSDIHTGDQLRVRGAKSEDGSSITAEEIVSGSFENLAGAISAVDQKMGTVTLKDLATKKTVVVTVTPNSVVKHLPEQAAAAYARSHAPGAAVPAGTTPSPEGGGRRAGMDLSQMVGRLPAQSLTEIKAGDAVLIVASRTGSSATAITMLSGVEQLLSAPGAAAPTLSPWSLGGGGAEAGGGPQ